A window of Tautonia plasticadhaerens contains these coding sequences:
- a CDS encoding RecQ family ATP-dependent DNA helicase, with the protein MADLDRARLLLRETFGFDDFRPGQAAVIDCLLGGRSSLAVLPTGGGKSLCYQVPALMLDGLTLVVSPLIALMKDQVDAMARRGVAAARLDSSLDADQDRAVRDAVRDGRLSLLYVAPERLASERFVRLISGRPIALMAIDEAHCISEWGHNFRPEYLRLARLAADLRVGRVLALTATATPAVADDVARAFEIAPEDVVRVPSFRPNLELHATPCRPDERRGLLVDRIRARPPGPAVVYVTLQRTAEEVAEALVAEGFPAVAYHAGLGDERRAEIQDAFMASDDQIIVATIAFGMGIDKADIRSILHYNLPKGPENYAQEIGRAGRDGLPSRCELLACDEDVTTLENFAYGDTPTGEAIASLTADVLGRGEAFDASIHTLSNDHDIRILVVRTLLTYLELEGVIAATGPFYAACRFRFHRPPGAVASGFDPDRADFLRRVFEAARVGRTWHTLDPTAAAEALGEPRDRIIKALEYLEQQGDLILQPSDLRLGYRRLVENPDLSRITASLADRFRSAEAREVDRVGLMRAYASQEGCLASWLLSYFGEPLPEGCGRCGRCLGDHPRPLPPLPAWSPSPSDRSLAAELLREGHDALRHPRQRARFLCGLSSPATTRSKLTRDRRFGALSGVPFSRVLRLCEEASPGA; encoded by the coding sequence ATGGCCGACCTCGACCGCGCCCGACTCCTCCTCCGGGAGACCTTCGGCTTCGACGACTTCCGACCCGGCCAGGCCGCCGTCATCGACTGCCTTCTCGGCGGCCGCTCGTCGCTGGCGGTCCTGCCCACCGGCGGGGGCAAGAGCCTTTGTTATCAGGTGCCCGCGCTGATGCTCGACGGCCTGACGCTGGTCGTCAGCCCGCTGATCGCCCTGATGAAGGACCAGGTCGACGCGATGGCCCGACGCGGGGTGGCCGCCGCCCGGCTCGACTCCTCCCTCGACGCCGACCAGGACCGGGCCGTCCGGGACGCCGTCCGGGACGGCCGCCTCTCGCTGCTCTACGTCGCCCCCGAGCGGCTGGCCAGCGAGCGGTTCGTCCGCCTGATCTCGGGCCGGCCGATCGCGCTGATGGCCATCGACGAGGCCCACTGCATCAGCGAGTGGGGCCACAACTTCCGCCCCGAGTACCTCCGCCTCGCCCGGCTCGCCGCCGACCTCCGCGTCGGTCGCGTGCTCGCCCTCACGGCGACCGCCACGCCCGCCGTGGCCGACGACGTCGCCCGGGCCTTCGAGATCGCCCCCGAGGACGTGGTCCGGGTCCCCTCCTTCCGCCCCAACCTGGAGCTGCACGCCACCCCCTGCCGCCCCGACGAGCGGCGCGGGCTGCTCGTCGACCGGATCCGAGCCCGTCCCCCCGGCCCGGCGGTCGTCTACGTGACCCTCCAGCGCACGGCCGAGGAGGTGGCCGAGGCCCTCGTCGCCGAGGGGTTCCCCGCCGTCGCCTATCACGCCGGGCTGGGGGACGAGCGCCGGGCCGAGATCCAGGACGCCTTCATGGCCTCGGATGACCAGATCATCGTGGCCACGATCGCCTTCGGCATGGGGATCGACAAGGCCGACATCCGGTCGATCCTCCACTACAACCTCCCCAAGGGGCCGGAGAACTACGCCCAGGAGATCGGCCGGGCCGGCCGGGATGGGCTCCCCAGCCGTTGCGAGCTGCTGGCCTGCGACGAGGACGTGACCACCCTGGAGAACTTCGCCTACGGCGACACTCCCACCGGCGAGGCGATCGCCTCCCTCACCGCCGACGTCCTCGGCCGGGGCGAGGCGTTCGACGCCTCGATCCACACCCTCTCGAACGATCATGACATCCGGATCCTGGTCGTCCGGACCCTGCTCACCTACCTGGAGCTGGAGGGGGTGATCGCCGCCACCGGCCCCTTCTACGCGGCCTGCCGGTTCCGGTTCCACCGGCCGCCCGGGGCGGTCGCCTCCGGCTTCGACCCCGATCGGGCCGACTTCCTCCGCCGGGTCTTCGAGGCCGCCAGGGTCGGCCGCACCTGGCACACGCTCGACCCGACCGCCGCCGCCGAGGCGCTGGGGGAGCCGAGGGACCGGATCATCAAGGCGCTCGAATACCTGGAACAACAGGGCGACCTGATCCTCCAGCCCTCCGACCTCCGGCTCGGCTACCGTCGGCTGGTCGAAAACCCGGACCTTTCCCGGATCACGGCGAGCCTCGCCGATCGGTTCCGGTCGGCGGAGGCGAGGGAGGTCGATCGTGTCGGCCTGATGCGGGCGTACGCCTCGCAGGAGGGCTGCCTCGCCTCCTGGCTGCTCTCCTATTTCGGCGAACCCCTCCCCGAGGGCTGCGGCCGATGCGGCCGATGCCTGGGAGATCACCCCCGGCCGCTCCCCCCCCTCCCGGCCTGGTCCCCGTCGCCGTCGGATCGGTCGCTGGCCGCCGAGCTGCTCCGGGAGGGGCACGATGCGCTCCGGCACCCGAGGCAACGTGCCCGGTTCCTCTGCGGGCTCTCCTCTCCGGCGACGACCCGGTCGAAACTGACCAGGGACCGCCGCTTCGGGGCCCTCTCCGGCGTCCCGTTCTCCCGGGTGCTCCGGCTCTGCGAGGAGGCCTCGCCCGGGGCCTGA
- a CDS encoding DUF1501 domain-containing protein, producing MRSPDPSGFESDRRRFLGWASRGLGSVALAGLLLRDGVARAAIGPGEAEDPPPHHPPRALRAIQICLCGAMSQVDTFDHKPALARYHGSPLPSDSRPDVFFGKVGLLRRSDWAFRRRGESGLWVSDLFPNLARVADELTVINSMVAETSNHTPATFQENTGFRLNGFPVLGSWLSYGLGSESDDLPSFVVIPDSRGYPAGGTINWSNGFLPARHQGVAFRGRGAPIDDLEPARPIPEAEERAAQSLLSEMNRHHMSDRGGEDALAARVRSYELAARMQLAVPEVADLAAETPETRSLYGLDRPETEDFGRGCLLARRLLERGVRFVQLFSGGSFGSPRINWDGHEDMVRNHGREAIRIDLPVAGLLRDLRRRGLLDDTLVLFTTEFGRTPFTQSDADVLGTGRDHNQDGFSVWMAGAGLRPGLSFGSTDDIGHRAVDRPVSWYDFHATVLHLLGIDHERLTYYHNGIQRRLTNVHGHVLADLLA from the coding sequence ATGCGATCGCCCGACCCCTCCGGATTCGAATCGGATCGCCGCCGCTTCCTCGGCTGGGCCTCCCGGGGCCTCGGCAGCGTGGCCCTTGCCGGGCTGCTGCTGAGGGACGGGGTCGCCCGGGCCGCAATCGGCCCCGGCGAGGCCGAGGACCCCCCGCCCCATCATCCTCCCCGGGCACTCCGGGCGATCCAGATCTGCCTCTGCGGCGCGATGAGCCAGGTCGACACCTTCGACCACAAGCCCGCCCTCGCCCGATATCACGGCTCGCCGCTCCCCTCCGACTCCCGCCCCGACGTCTTCTTCGGCAAGGTCGGCCTGCTCCGCCGGAGCGACTGGGCCTTCCGGCGTCGGGGGGAGAGCGGCCTCTGGGTCTCGGACCTGTTCCCGAACCTGGCCCGGGTCGCGGACGAGCTGACCGTCATCAACTCGATGGTGGCCGAGACCTCCAACCACACCCCCGCCACCTTCCAGGAGAACACCGGGTTCCGCCTGAACGGGTTCCCCGTGCTCGGCTCGTGGTTGTCGTACGGCCTGGGCAGCGAGTCCGACGACCTGCCCTCCTTCGTCGTCATCCCCGACTCCCGGGGGTACCCGGCCGGCGGCACGATCAACTGGTCGAACGGCTTCCTCCCCGCGCGGCACCAGGGCGTCGCCTTCCGGGGGCGGGGAGCGCCGATCGACGACCTCGAACCCGCCCGGCCGATCCCCGAGGCCGAGGAGCGCGCCGCCCAATCGCTCCTCTCCGAGATGAATCGTCATCACATGAGCGACCGGGGGGGCGAGGACGCCCTCGCCGCCCGGGTCCGCAGCTACGAGCTGGCCGCCAGGATGCAGCTCGCCGTCCCCGAGGTGGCCGACCTCGCCGCCGAGACCCCCGAAACCCGATCGCTCTACGGGCTCGACCGCCCCGAGACCGAGGACTTCGGCCGCGGCTGCCTGCTCGCCCGCCGCCTCCTGGAGCGGGGCGTCCGATTCGTCCAGCTCTTCTCCGGGGGGTCGTTCGGCAGCCCCCGGATCAACTGGGACGGCCATGAGGACATGGTCCGCAATCACGGCCGAGAGGCGATCCGGATCGACCTCCCCGTCGCCGGCCTCCTGCGAGACCTCCGCCGCCGGGGACTGCTCGACGACACCCTCGTCCTCTTCACCACCGAGTTCGGCCGCACCCCCTTCACCCAGTCCGACGCCGACGTCCTCGGCACCGGCCGCGACCACAACCAGGACGGCTTCTCCGTCTGGATGGCCGGCGCCGGCCTGAGGCCCGGCCTCTCCTTCGGCTCGACCGACGACATCGGCCACCGGGCCGTCGACCGGCCCGTCTCCTGGTACGACTTCCACGCCACCGTCCTCCACCTGCTCGGCATCGACCACGAGCGGCTCACCTATTATCATAACGGCATCCAGCGACGCCTGACGAACGTCCACGGCCACGTCCTGGCGGATCTCCTCGCCTGA